Proteins found in one Ornithorhynchus anatinus isolate Pmale09 chromosome 8, mOrnAna1.pri.v4, whole genome shotgun sequence genomic segment:
- the LOC114813762 gene encoding LOW QUALITY PROTEIN: la-related protein 6 (The sequence of the model RefSeq protein was modified relative to this genomic sequence to represent the inferred CDS: deleted 1 base in 1 codon) produces MVMIIRPASDEDPARSPSGAATSGGENGGDGPGPAWKPPEAELIGQLVDRVEFYFSDENLEKDAFLLKHIRRNKRGFVSIKLLTSFKKVKHLTRDWRATAHALRHSAALELDADGRKVRRRAPVPPFPVEHPPGRLLLVHELHRLPGPAEDGAGREGLPARLLGLFGAFGPVASVRLLRPGREPPADVRRLGGRYGRVGRTECALVEFEEEHAAARAHEALGPGGPGDPGVRVVLIGTKPPKKKEEPKPRQGDPGPAGPSRPRSLNRRVGALQSGGDESSANGSSEPDSDPAPPRAARRARGPRLGPGGPPPRSPLAEAAAAGRLRPEPPPGTDDSSDSSVTPSGSPWVRRRGRARADTRESSPGASPLLPRRPPPSDGCPVGVLRPPRGPDGSKGFRGRGERDRPEPRRAVATPGSGPG; encoded by the exons atggtTATGATCATTC gaccggccagcGACGAAGACCCCGCCCGCAGCCCCAG CGGCGCGGCCACGAGCGGGGGAGAGAACGGCGGggacgggccgggccccgcctggAAGCCCCCAGAGGCAGAGCTGATCGGGCAGCTGGTGGACCGGGTCGAATTTTACTTTTCGGACGAGAACCTGGAGAAAGACGCCTTCCTGCTGAAGCACATCCGGAGGAACAAGAGGGGCTTCGTCAGCATCAAACTCCTCACGTCTTTCAAAAAG GTGAAGCACCTGACCCGGGACTGGCGCGCCACGGCCCACGCCCTGCGGCACTCGGCCGCGCTGGAGCTGGACGCGGACGGGCGCAAGGTCCGTCGCCGGGCGCCGGTGCCCCCTTTCCCCGTGGAGCACCCCCCGGGGAGGCTGCTGCTGGTGCACGAGCTGCACCGACTCCCCGGGCCCGcggaggacggggcggggcgggaagggCTCCCGGCCCGGCTGCTGGGCCTCTTCGGCGCCTTCGGCCCCGTCGCGTCCGTGAGGCTGCTGCGGCCCGGGCGGGAGCCGCCCGCCGACGTGAGGCGCCTCGGCGGCCGCTACGGCCGGGTGGGCCGCACCGAGTGCGCCCTCGTGGAGTTCGAGGAGGAGCACGCGGCCGCACGTGCCCACGAGGCCCTGGGCCCCGGAGGCCCCGGCGATCCCGGGGTGCGGGTGGTGCTGATCGGCACGAAGCCCCCCAAGAAGAAGGAGGAGCCCAAGCCCCGGCagggggaccccggcccggccggtcccTCGCGCCCCAGGTCGCTCAACCGGCGCGTGGGGGCCCTGCAGTCCGGCGGCGACGAGTCCTCGGCCAACGGCTCGTCCGAGCCCGACAgcgaccccgccccgccccgggcggcTCGTCGCGCCCGCGGACCCCGGCTCGGCCCTGGCGGCCCGCCCCCCAGGTCCCCCCTggccgaggccgccgccgccggacgcCTGCGTCCCGAGCCCCCGCCGGGCACCGACGACTCGTCCGACAGCAGCGTCACCCCGTCGGGCAGCCCCTGGGTCCGGcgccgcggccgggcccgggccgacaCGCGGGAGTCGAGCCCCGGAGCCAGTCCCCTGCTcccgcgccgcccgccgcccagCGACGGTTGTCCGGTCGGGGTCCTgcgc cccccccggggccccgacgGCTCCAAGGGCTTCCGCGGCCGAGGGGAGAGGGACCGGCCCGAGCCGAGGCGGGCCGTGGCCacgcccggctccggccccggctga